In Panacibacter ginsenosidivorans, the following proteins share a genomic window:
- a CDS encoding sugar transferase, producing MQNSRPIHISTYIISDIFASAIVWTGIALQRKIQLQENPQTLTRLFTEDTYFPISLMLTVLFWLGLYSVMGAYNKSVYKRSRLTDFNSSFIQAFTGSIILLFVLFMNDSERTYTYFYTTFFSLLIFQTIVTTTGRFIIISIAKKQLAAGKFSFKTIIIGNNRKASDAFREIRKSNRVTGYDIIGFVSTDPAQKNGLTKSLTCLGDLASMENIIHQKHVQRVIVALDKNDAMLKEEVISRLSEKDVEVKLVPDTYEILSGAVKTENILDAVLIDIDTGLMPAWQRNIKRLIDVAASLITMLLLSPLMIFAAIKTKISSPGSIIFSQERIGYKGKPFIIHKFRSMYMDAEKDGPALSSENDPRMTPWGRFMRKWRIDELPQLWNILTGEMTFVGPRPERKFYIEQINAQTPYYRYLLKVKPGLTSWGMVHFGYASSVDQMIKRMKYDLVYIENVSLLLDLKIMVYTLKIIFSGKGK from the coding sequence ATGCAAAACTCCCGGCCAATACACATAAGCACTTATATAATCAGCGATATTTTTGCATCCGCTATAGTATGGACGGGTATTGCACTGCAGCGAAAAATTCAACTGCAGGAAAATCCTCAAACGCTTACTCGCTTATTTACAGAAGATACTTATTTTCCCATATCTCTTATGCTTACAGTGTTGTTTTGGCTGGGTCTTTACTCCGTTATGGGTGCATACAACAAATCAGTGTACAAGAGGTCGAGGCTTACAGATTTCAACAGCAGTTTTATACAGGCTTTTACGGGCTCTATTATTCTTTTGTTTGTACTATTCATGAACGACAGCGAAAGAACTTATACCTATTTCTATACTACTTTCTTTTCATTGCTGATCTTTCAGACCATTGTAACAACTACAGGAAGATTTATCATTATAAGCATTGCCAAAAAACAACTGGCCGCAGGGAAGTTCTCTTTTAAAACCATTATCATCGGTAATAACCGCAAAGCCTCTGACGCTTTCAGGGAAATAAGAAAAAGTAACAGGGTTACCGGCTATGACATTATTGGTTTTGTATCTACAGACCCGGCACAAAAAAATGGGCTAACAAAATCACTCACTTGTCTTGGGGATCTTGCTTCGATGGAAAATATCATACATCAAAAACATGTGCAGCGTGTAATTGTAGCGCTTGATAAAAACGATGCAATGCTTAAAGAAGAAGTTATTAGCAGGCTTAGTGAAAAAGATGTGGAAGTAAAACTGGTACCAGATACTTATGAAATTCTTTCCGGTGCCGTAAAAACAGAAAATATATTGGATGCCGTATTGATAGATATAGATACAGGTTTAATGCCAGCGTGGCAGCGGAATATAAAACGTTTGATAGATGTTGCAGCTTCCCTTATTACAATGCTTTTGTTAAGTCCATTAATGATCTTTGCCGCTATTAAAACAAAAATTTCTTCGCCCGGCAGTATTATATTTTCACAGGAACGCATTGGTTACAAAGGCAAGCCTTTTATCATTCATAAATTCAGGTCTATGTATATGGATGCTGAGAAAGATGGCCCGGCGCTTTCTTCCGAAAATGATCCGCGTATGACCCCCTGGGGCCGGTTCATGCGTAAATGGCGAATAGATGAATTGCCACAACTCTGGAATATACTGACAGGTGAAATGACTTTTGTAGGCCCACGTCCCGAAAGAAAATTTTATATAGAACAAATAAATGCCCAAACTCCTTATTACCGCTATCTGCTGAAAGTAAAGCCAGGATTGACTTCCTGGGGTATGGTTCATTTTGGTTACGCTTCTTCAGTGGATCAAATGATCAAACGCATGAAGTACGATCTTGTGTACATAGAAAATGTTTCTCTGCTGCTCGATCTTAAGATAATGGTATACACATTAAAGATCATTTTTTCCGGGAAAGGAAAATAA
- a CDS encoding Gfo/Idh/MocA family protein, whose product MLKVGVFGVGHLGKFHLNNWKEIEGVELVGFYDPNDAVAKEVIEKYGLKRFDDVTSLLAKIDAADIVAPTNHHFVLCEAAIRAGKHVFVEKPLANTIDEGRQIVKMAREAGVKIQVGHVERFNPAFLAIKNMKLNPGFIEVHRLAQFNPRGTEVSVILDLMIHDIDIILSIVKSDVKNIYASGVAVMTETPDIANVRIEFNNGCVANLTSSRISMKRMRKMRVFQKDAYIGIDFLEKKTEIIKLHEEGDVNAFSFDLETPGGGTKTISVINPETKPLNAIKEELASFVDAIINNKPTAVSEIDGFLAMEVAHRILEKISTNNIPA is encoded by the coding sequence ATGCTGAAAGTTGGTGTTTTTGGTGTTGGTCACCTGGGAAAATTTCATTTGAATAACTGGAAGGAAATTGAAGGCGTTGAGCTTGTTGGCTTTTACGATCCGAATGATGCAGTTGCCAAAGAAGTAATTGAAAAATACGGTTTAAAGAGGTTTGATGATGTAACCAGCCTGCTGGCTAAAATTGATGCGGCAGATATTGTGGCCCCTACCAATCACCACTTTGTTTTATGTGAAGCAGCTATACGTGCAGGTAAACATGTATTTGTAGAAAAACCATTAGCCAATACCATTGATGAGGGCAGGCAAATAGTAAAAATGGCAAGGGAAGCCGGCGTGAAAATACAGGTTGGCCATGTGGAAAGATTTAACCCTGCGTTCCTGGCTATAAAGAATATGAAACTGAACCCGGGTTTTATTGAAGTACACAGGCTGGCACAATTTAATCCGCGTGGCACAGAAGTGAGTGTGATACTCGATCTGATGATACATGATATCGACATTATTCTGAGCATTGTAAAAAGTGATGTAAAAAATATTTACGCCAGCGGTGTAGCGGTAATGACTGAAACGCCGGATATTGCCAACGTACGCATTGAATTTAATAATGGTTGTGTGGCCAACCTTACCAGCAGCCGCATTAGCATGAAACGAATGCGCAAGATGCGGGTGTTTCAAAAAGATGCATACATTGGCATAGACTTCTTAGAGAAAAAAACAGAGATCATAAAATTGCATGAAGAAGGTGATGTAAATGCTTTTTCTTTTGATCTTGAAACGCCGGGTGGAGGTACAAAAACGATCTCAGTTATAAACCCGGAAACAAAACCTTTAAATGCGATAAAAGAAGAGCTTGCTTCTTTTGTAGATGCCATTATAAATAACAAACCAACAGCCGTTTCAGAAATAGATGGCTTTCTTGCAATGGAAGTGGCGCATCGTATTTTGGAAAAGATAAGCACAAACAATATTCCCGCTTGA